The following are encoded together in the Astyanax mexicanus isolate ESR-SI-001 chromosome 8, AstMex3_surface, whole genome shotgun sequence genome:
- the LOC103029132 gene encoding zinc finger protein 239: protein MASCEISNTQQTPSSTPHTQIQDSTSKKKTHCCSDCGKSFTTQSNLKKHQRIHTGEKPFQCSDCGKSFNHQSNLQQHQLIHTGEKPYYCSDCGKNFNHQSNLQQHQLIHTEEKPYHCSDCGKRFNTQSSLRRHQRIHTGEKPYQCSECGKSFKTPSHLKEHQRIHTGEKPYHCSECGNSFTQQSILRKHQRIHTGEKPYYCSDCGKSFSQQSTFQQHQLIHTGHKPYYCSECEKSFNQQSHLQIHQRIHTGEKPFHCSDCGKSFTQRSILTKHQRIHTGEKPYHCSECGNNFTQQSTFQLHLRIHTGEKPYYCSDCAVGFRYSQTFEKHKCIKSRLENGQ, encoded by the coding sequence ATGGCATCCTGTGAAATTTCCAATACTCAACAGACACCCTCTtctacacctcacacacaaatacaggatAGTACAAGCAAGAAGAAAACTCactgctgctcagactgtgggaagagttttactacacaaagtaatctcaaaaaacaccagcgcattcacactggagagaaaccatttcagTGTTCAGATTGCGGAAaaagttttaatcatcagagtaatctccagcaacaccagctcattcacactggagagaaaccatattactgctcagactgtgggaagaattttaatcaTCAAAGTAATCTCCAGCAACACCAGCTTattcacacagaagagaaaccatatcactgctcagactgtggaaagaggtTTAATACACAAAGTAGTCTCcggcgacaccagcgcattcacacaggagagaaaccgtatcagtgttcagagtgtgggaagagctttaaaaCTCCGAGTCATCTCAaagaacaccagcgcattcacactggagagaaaccatatcactgctcagagtgtggaaacagttttactcaacagagtatcCTAAGAAAACACCAGcggattcacactggagagaaaccgtattactgctcagactgtgggaagagtttttctCAACAGAGTACTTTCCAacaacaccagctcattcacacaggacataaaccatattactgctcagaatgtgagaagagttttaatcaacagagtcatctccaaatacaccagcgcattcacactggagagaaaccgtttcactgctcagactgtgggaagagttttactcaaaggAGTATCCTTACAAAACACCAacgtattcacactggagaaaaaccatatcactgttcagagtgtgggaacaattttactcaacagagtactttCCAACTACATCTGCGCATTCACacgggagagaaaccgtattactgctcagactgtgcaGTGGGCTTTAGGTATTCACAAACATTTGAGAAACACAAGTGCATTAAGAGCAGACTTGAAAATGGTCAGTGA
- the LOC111194230 gene encoding zinc finger protein OZF-like, whose amino-acid sequence MASSEISNTQQTPSPTPHTQMQESTYKKSHHCSDCGMSFTTQIYLQQHQRIHTEEKTHKCSDCGMSFTTQIYLQQHQRIHTEEKTHKCSDCGMSFTQQSDLQQHQQFHTGEKPYHCADCGKSFTRQNSLRRHQHIHTGEKWYQCIDCGMSFENRSHLKVHQRTHAGEKTYQCSECGKNFNKKNYLQKHKRIHTSEKPYQCSDCGKRFNTRSKLQYHQLIHTGEKPYQCSDCGMSFKVHSHLKQHQRIHTGEKPFHCSDCGKSFASRGMLTEHQRIHTGEKPYYCSDCGNSFNRQNHLQTHQLIHTGERPYQCSDCEKSFKTLSHLKAHQRIHTGEKPFHCSDCKKRFTQLSILKRHQLIHTGEKPYQCSDCGKSFNQQCYLKLHQRIHTGEKPYYCSDCAVSFRYLPTLNKHKCIKSSLESGQ is encoded by the coding sequence ATGGCATCCAGTGAAATATCCAATACTCAACAAACACCCTcacctacacctcacacacaaatgcaggaaagtacatACAAGAAATctcaccactgctcagactgtggtatGAGCTTtactacacagatttatctccaacaacaccagcgcattcacacagaagaaaaaacacacaagtgttcagactgtggaatgaGCTTtactacacagatttatctccaacaacaccagcgcattcacacagaagaaaaaacacacaagtgttcagactgtggaatgagttttactcaacagagtgatctgcagcaacaccagcaatttcacactggagagaaaccgtatcactgtgcagactgtgggaagagctttactaGACAGAATAGTCTCCGGCGACACCAAcatattcacactggagagaaatgGTATCAGTGTATAGACTGTGGAATGAGTTTTGAAAATCGGAGTCATCTCAAAGTACACCAGCGCACTCACGCTGGAGAGAAAAcgtatcagtgttcagagtgtgggaagaattttaataaAAAGAATTATCTCCAAAAACACAAGCGTATTCACACTagtgagaaaccgtatcagtgttcagactgtgggaagcgTTTTAATACGCGGAGTAAACTCCAATatcaccagctcattcacacaggagagaaaccgtatcaatgttcagactgtgggatgaGTTTTAAAGTTCATAGTCATCtcaaacaacaccagcgcattcacacaggagagaagccttttcactgctcagactgtggaaagagttttgctTCAAGGGGTATGCTTAcagaacaccagcgcattcacactggagagaaaccatattactgctcagactgtgggaacagttttaatcGGCAGAATCATCTCCAaacacaccagctcattcacactggagagaggccgtatcagtgctcagactgtgagaagagttttaaaaCTCTGAGTCATCTTAaagcacaccagcgcattcacactggagagaagccgtttcactgctcagactgtaaaAAGAGATTTACTCAACTGAGCATCCTTAAAAGGCatcagctcattcacacaggagagaaaccgtatcagtgttcagactgtgggaagagttttaatcaacagtgttatctcaaactacaccagcgcattcacactggagagaaaccatattactgctcagactgtgcaGTGAGCTTTAGGTATTTACCAACACTCAACAAACACAAGTGCATAAAGAGTAGTCTTGAAAGTGGGCAGTGA
- the LOC111194283 gene encoding gastrula zinc finger protein XlCGF7.1-like, translating to MASKEIFNTQQISSPTPHKQMQESTYKKKTHVCSECGKSFTQQCHLQQHWRIHTGEKPFHCSDCGKSFNEQSNFRKHQRIHTGEKPYHCSDCGKSFNLQSSLRRHQRIHTGEKPYHCSDCGKSFNLQSSLQRHQRIHTGIKPYYCSECGKSFTQQIMLTRHQLIHTGEKPYYCSDCGKSFTHQNYLQRHQLIHTGHKPYYCSDCGKSFNKQSHLQTHQRIHTGEKPYYCSDCAVCFRYLQTLKKHKCIKTSLESGQ from the coding sequence ATGGCATCCAAAGAAATCTTCAATACACAGCAAATTTCCTCTCCTACACCTCACAAGcaaatgcaggaaagtacatACAAGAAGAAAACTCACgtctgctcagaatgtgggaagagctttactcaacaGTGTCACCTCCAGCAACActggcgcattcacactggagagaaaccgtttcactgctcagactgtgggaagagttttaatgaaCAAAGTAATTTtagaaaacaccagcgcattcacactggagagaaaccatatcactgctcagactgtgggaagagttttaatttACAGAGTAGTCTCcggcgacaccagcgcattcacactggggagaaaccatatcactgctcagactgtggaaagagttttaatttaCAGAGTAGTCTccagcgacaccagcgcattcacactggaataaaaccatattactgctcagaatgtgggaaaagttttactcaacagattaTGCTTACaagacaccagctcattcacactggagagaaaccatattactgctcagactgtgggaagagttttactcatcaGAATTATCTCCAaagacaccagctcattcacactggacataaaccgtattactgctcagactgtgggaagagctttaataaacagagtcatctccaaacacaccagcgcattcacacaggagagaaaccatattactgctcagactgtgcaGTGTGCTTCAGGTATTTACAAACACTCAAGAAACACAAGTGCATAAAGACCAGTCTTGAAAGTGGGCAGTGA